From Arcticibacter tournemirensis, one genomic window encodes:
- a CDS encoding SusC/RagA family TonB-linked outer membrane protein, with product MKSNRYLFIGFINLFLILAAFSSVAQVKITGKVTDNSNLGLPGVVVQQTSTQNRVPTDINGNYVITLQAGSPQSLVFTYIGFDKTTVPYSGNAVINVQLKPSTSSLDEVVVVGYTSQRKGSISGAVSTVNMEDVETRRVPNVSQVVQGQIAGVTVTQGTGAPGDPIQVRIRGLGTIGDNDPLYIVDGNPTKDISSLNPADIKTFTVLKDAASAAIYGSRAANGVVVITTLQGMAGKPVIELNYFNGAQQVTNLPHMLNSTQYLNKQEEAWNNAGFQNNPYTIAKTRTDLANTDWLDELFETGHSQSAQLTASGGSEKVQYLFSGGYYKQDGIVVFNNDQYERINFRTNINASLTDRLRIGTNLQISNEKQDWLSSSGDAPGIIRHALLRPPVLAVYKDPSDPTYSAADPFTDLPLYYKDAKGVGQWDQNLEKTSNPVALAYFANDKRNRFKTFGTFYGEYAFLGDKSLKLKTNIGIDLSYYHNKAFNQNFGDDDNGGAEKDKGKGMGRQNRPTNLSEERGQNLNLTWTNTLNYVKTFGRHSLNALAGSEYIKFTESGISASRARFDYTSSSFQYIDFGNTSSDLWNGGSGSEWALFSLFGSATYVYNSKYMITANYRADASSRFGENNQWAYFPSISAGWTISQENFMKDLPWITDLKLRASTGKLGNQQIDNYAFLTLLRKNGDRYVLDRYGNPDLKWESTLQNNIGLDLGLLRNSLYFSFDYFTKKTSDMLLKIQLPRLVGNVKPTYVNAGEVQNKGFEMAVSYRNKIGKFQYGINGNIAAIHNEVKKLHPNSPAIVDAYTKTAPGHQLGAFYGYQMEGIYQNAGEVTQHLYATNNPSEKPGDIKFRDLDGNGLIDDNDRTYIGNPVPKLNYGLNLSGNYKGFDLSVLLQGVNGVDKYNDGKKILDYDTRPFNYTTAVLDSWNGEGSTNSIPRVSFTDNGSSRVSSIFVEDASYFRIKNVEIGYSFGALLKKKIPGIQNVRLYVSGQNLYTSTKYTGLDPETTDPIDMGTYPQSRAFLFGMNVKF from the coding sequence ATGAAAAGTAATCGATACCTCTTTATTGGTTTTATAAACCTTTTTCTGATACTCGCCGCTTTCAGCAGCGTGGCTCAGGTAAAAATTACCGGGAAGGTTACAGACAACAGCAACCTTGGCCTGCCCGGTGTAGTAGTTCAGCAGACTTCTACTCAGAACCGCGTCCCGACAGATATTAACGGCAATTATGTCATTACCCTTCAGGCCGGCTCTCCTCAGTCGCTCGTCTTTACCTATATAGGATTCGACAAAACAACCGTTCCCTACAGCGGAAATGCTGTTATCAATGTGCAATTGAAGCCCAGCACTTCCAGCTTAGATGAAGTGGTCGTTGTGGGTTACACGTCACAACGGAAAGGCTCGATAAGTGGCGCTGTAAGCACCGTCAATATGGAAGACGTGGAAACCAGAAGAGTTCCAAATGTATCTCAGGTAGTGCAGGGGCAGATCGCAGGAGTCACGGTAACACAGGGCACAGGGGCTCCCGGCGACCCTATCCAGGTGCGTATCCGCGGCTTGGGAACCATCGGAGATAATGATCCGCTTTACATCGTCGATGGCAATCCTACAAAAGACATTTCATCGCTGAATCCTGCAGACATTAAAACCTTTACCGTTCTTAAGGATGCGGCGTCTGCTGCTATTTACGGATCACGCGCCGCTAATGGAGTAGTGGTGATTACCACCTTGCAGGGAATGGCAGGAAAGCCCGTCATAGAACTAAACTATTTTAACGGAGCTCAGCAGGTAACTAATCTTCCGCACATGCTCAACTCTACCCAGTATCTGAACAAGCAGGAAGAAGCCTGGAATAACGCTGGCTTCCAAAATAATCCCTACACAATAGCGAAGACGAGAACAGATCTTGCTAACACCGACTGGCTCGACGAGCTTTTTGAAACAGGTCATTCTCAAAGCGCTCAGCTGACAGCAAGCGGAGGAAGCGAAAAGGTTCAATATCTTTTTTCTGGCGGTTACTACAAGCAAGACGGAATTGTGGTATTCAACAACGACCAGTATGAAAGAATAAACTTCAGAACAAATATTAATGCCAGCCTTACAGACAGGCTCAGGATTGGGACAAACCTGCAGATCTCAAACGAAAAACAGGATTGGCTTTCATCCAGCGGCGATGCTCCGGGCATTATCAGGCATGCTCTGCTGCGTCCTCCTGTACTCGCAGTATACAAGGATCCTTCCGACCCGACCTATAGCGCTGCCGATCCCTTCACAGATCTTCCTCTTTATTATAAAGACGCTAAGGGCGTTGGTCAGTGGGATCAAAATCTCGAAAAGACTTCCAATCCTGTCGCTCTTGCATACTTTGCAAATGATAAAAGAAACAGGTTTAAAACATTTGGGACATTCTATGGAGAATATGCTTTTCTGGGCGATAAATCGCTAAAACTAAAAACGAATATTGGGATAGACCTGAGCTATTACCATAACAAAGCCTTTAACCAGAATTTTGGGGATGACGACAATGGTGGTGCTGAAAAGGACAAAGGCAAAGGAATGGGCAGGCAGAACAGACCTACCAACCTAAGCGAGGAGAGGGGACAAAACCTGAACCTCACATGGACCAATACCCTAAACTATGTGAAAACATTTGGAAGACATTCCCTCAATGCACTTGCAGGGAGTGAATATATTAAATTTACCGAATCTGGCATATCGGCTTCCCGGGCACGCTTTGATTATACCTCATCTTCTTTCCAATACATTGATTTCGGGAACACCAGTTCTGATCTGTGGAATGGCGGAAGTGGTTCTGAATGGGCTTTATTCTCTCTGTTTGGTTCGGCTACGTATGTTTACAATTCAAAATATATGATCACTGCCAATTACAGGGCAGATGCTTCTTCACGCTTTGGCGAAAATAATCAATGGGCCTATTTTCCCTCTATCTCAGCTGGCTGGACGATCTCACAGGAAAACTTCATGAAAGATCTTCCCTGGATCACTGATCTTAAACTGAGGGCAAGCACCGGGAAACTTGGAAATCAACAAATTGACAATTATGCTTTTCTCACGCTGTTAAGAAAAAATGGGGATCGTTATGTTCTGGACCGCTACGGAAATCCCGATTTAAAATGGGAGTCCACTTTGCAAAACAATATCGGTCTTGATTTGGGATTGCTCAGAAACAGCCTGTATTTCTCTTTTGATTATTTCACAAAAAAAACGAGTGATATGCTGCTGAAAATCCAGCTACCACGCCTGGTAGGGAATGTGAAGCCAACGTATGTAAACGCTGGTGAGGTACAGAATAAAGGGTTTGAGATGGCGGTCAGCTACCGGAATAAGATCGGAAAATTTCAGTATGGCATCAATGGAAACATTGCAGCGATACATAATGAAGTAAAAAAACTACATCCTAACAGTCCGGCGATAGTGGATGCGTACACCAAAACCGCGCCTGGACACCAGCTTGGCGCCTTTTACGGATATCAGATGGAAGGCATTTACCAAAATGCCGGTGAAGTGACCCAGCATCTGTATGCTACTAACAATCCTTCAGAAAAACCGGGCGACATTAAATTCCGTGACCTCGATGGTAACGGATTAATAGACGATAACGACCGCACTTATATTGGCAACCCTGTACCCAAGCTAAACTATGGACTGAACCTGTCGGGCAATTATAAAGGCTTTGATCTGTCGGTATTATTACAGGGAGTTAATGGCGTGGATAAGTATAACGACGGAAAGAAGATCCTTGATTATGACACCCGTCCGTTCAACTATACCACGGCAGTATTGGATAGCTGGAATGGCGAGGGCTCTACAAACAGTATCCCAAGGGTAAGTTTCACCGACAATGGCAGCAGTAGGGTATCCAGCATTTTTGTCGAAGACGCGTCTTATTTCCGGATTAAGAACGTAGAGATTGGATATTCCTTCGGCGCCTTACTTAAGAAGAAGATCCCCGGAATTCAAAACGTCAGACTTTACGTCTCAGGGCAGAACCTCTATACCAGTACAAAATACACGGGACTTGATCCCGAGACCACTGATCCTATAGACATGGGCACCTACCCGCAGTCGAGGGCATTTCTCTTTGGCATGAATGTTAAATTTTAA
- a CDS encoding Lrp/AsnC ligand binding domain-containing protein, with translation MEKKSVNLEIDNLDMQILSILMEDATIPYTEIAKKLIVSGGTIHVRMKKMQDLGIIKGSNLIVDAQKIGYDVCAYLGIYLEKGSTYKDAVAKLVKIKEIVELHYTTGAWSMFAKIICRDTNHLREVLNENIQTVEGISRTETFISLEESIKRQISLDL, from the coding sequence ATGGAAAAGAAGAGCGTTAATTTAGAAATTGATAATCTGGATATGCAGATCCTGTCTATACTGATGGAAGATGCTACAATCCCCTATACGGAAATCGCCAAAAAGCTGATTGTTTCGGGAGGAACGATACATGTGCGGATGAAGAAAATGCAGGATCTCGGAATTATCAAAGGCTCTAATTTGATTGTAGATGCGCAAAAGATCGGGTACGACGTTTGTGCTTATCTGGGCATTTATCTTGAAAAAGGTTCAACCTATAAAGATGCAGTAGCCAAGCTGGTCAAAATAAAAGAAATCGTAGAGTTGCATTATACCACAGGGGCCTGGAGCATGTTTGCTAAAATTATTTGTCGCGACACTAATCATCTTCGGGAGGTGCTGAATGAAAATATTCAGACCGTTGAAGGCATTTCGCGCACGGAAACATTTATTTCGCTGGAAGAAAGCATTAAACGCCAGATAAGTCTGGATTTATAA
- a CDS encoding RagB/SusD family nutrient uptake outer membrane protein, whose translation MKPIYIYIITAALVVSAGCQKELDKDPIGLITPDQINATPTVNTITTTVDGSYQMLSSTLNLIGNWAWPEGTVIRPDFVIQDMASDDMQKKWAPDGDQPWMDEVSGFRFTANNAAFNGIWSFDYEGIAVTNQAISYLTNNELISSLSMNESLRNRCLGEAYFLRAFYYFDLVNNFGDVALVLKPLENFNEAYKVAIRVPATQVREQISADLAAAKPLLPAAKYSSNTERWRVSKGAVTALQAKIALYNKNWQEVISLVNELEASGFYSLNAHYFDNFSVAEEFTEDEVIFAYDHQSGKLPARGNGLSALLDWGFVAPTAGFINEFESNDPRLLYTVNSATKTVNKLLGSTNGTYKGNDDAPGNKIYIRFADVLLWKAEAYLETSNYPAAIAIINQIRQRARTTPAIDGSAVPAGTLPARNATSTNKDEIKGWLMHERRVELGFEGQRFHDLKRWGIAKQVLTAAGKNFQDKNYLYPIPQGEIDKTAGVITQNPGY comes from the coding sequence ATGAAACCGATATATATATACATCATAACCGCAGCCCTTGTTGTGTCTGCAGGCTGCCAAAAGGAACTGGATAAAGATCCGATAGGTTTAATCACTCCGGATCAGATCAATGCCACTCCAACAGTAAATACCATTACTACGACAGTTGATGGGTCCTACCAGATGCTTTCAAGTACCTTAAACCTGATTGGTAACTGGGCCTGGCCGGAAGGAACAGTAATCCGGCCCGACTTCGTTATCCAGGATATGGCCTCCGACGACATGCAGAAAAAATGGGCGCCCGATGGTGATCAGCCCTGGATGGATGAAGTTTCTGGATTTCGGTTCACTGCGAACAATGCCGCCTTTAACGGTATATGGAGCTTCGACTACGAAGGTATCGCAGTTACCAACCAGGCTATTAGCTATCTCACTAACAACGAGCTGATTTCATCCTTATCAATGAACGAATCGCTCAGAAACAGGTGTCTTGGTGAAGCTTATTTCCTCAGGGCCTTTTACTATTTCGATCTGGTTAACAACTTCGGAGATGTTGCCCTTGTATTGAAACCGCTCGAGAATTTCAACGAAGCCTACAAGGTAGCCATAAGGGTACCGGCCACTCAGGTTCGCGAGCAGATCAGTGCCGACCTTGCTGCAGCAAAACCATTGCTCCCCGCTGCCAAATACTCAAGTAACACAGAGAGATGGCGTGTGTCGAAAGGGGCTGTAACAGCCCTGCAAGCAAAGATTGCCCTCTATAACAAAAACTGGCAAGAGGTGATCAGTCTGGTAAATGAACTCGAAGCCTCGGGCTTTTACAGCCTTAATGCTCATTATTTCGATAATTTCAGTGTAGCTGAAGAGTTTACCGAGGATGAGGTAATATTCGCATACGACCATCAGAGCGGAAAACTACCGGCCAGAGGCAATGGACTAAGCGCCTTGCTCGACTGGGGCTTCGTAGCACCAACAGCTGGTTTTATAAATGAGTTCGAATCAAACGACCCACGGCTTCTGTACACGGTTAACAGCGCAACAAAAACTGTCAATAAACTTCTCGGCAGCACTAACGGCACCTACAAAGGAAACGACGACGCCCCCGGCAACAAAATATACATTCGTTTTGCAGATGTGCTACTATGGAAAGCAGAAGCTTATCTCGAAACCAGTAATTATCCGGCAGCAATAGCAATCATAAATCAAATACGGCAACGGGCAAGAACCACACCTGCAATAGATGGATCGGCTGTTCCGGCGGGAACACTACCCGCCAGAAATGCAACATCAACTAATAAAGATGAAATCAAAGGCTGGCTGATGCATGAAAGAAGGGTAGAATTGGGCTTCGAAGGACAACGCTTTCACGATCTGAAAAGATGGGGCATAGCCAAACAGGTCCTAACTGCTGCCGGAAAGAACTTTCAGGACAAAAACTATCTCTATCCTATACCCCAGGGAGAGATTGATAAAACAGCAGGAGTAATTACACAGAACCCAGGATATTAA
- a CDS encoding glycoside hydrolase family 130 protein — protein sequence MMNDKAHRFIENPLLSPSDLEPSWPGLEITCLLNPGVFTFQGKIWIIVRVAERPAQKEGFISFPILTPEGIEIIEIPSNDPDLNKEDPRIIKYKGADYLTTLSHLRLLCSEDGIRFYEPEGYDILSGSGDHQAFGIEDCRVTFLEGTYYLSFTAVSSNGVAVGMKTTHDWKTFTDEGIIIPPHNKDCAIFEEKIGGKFYALHRPSSVDLGGNYIWIAESPDGIHWGKHKCLVKTRADKWDSKRVGAGAAPVKTDKGWLEIYHGANAQHRYCLGAVLLDLDNPSVVLARTDEPIMVPSENYELSGFFGHVVFTNGHIVNGDEITIYYGAADEFVCGARFSIAEILASLTYDHVK from the coding sequence ATGATGAATGATAAAGCCCACAGATTTATAGAGAACCCTCTTCTTTCACCGTCCGACCTTGAACCAAGCTGGCCAGGACTCGAAATAACCTGCCTGCTTAATCCGGGAGTGTTTACTTTCCAGGGAAAGATTTGGATCATTGTACGGGTGGCCGAAAGGCCTGCTCAGAAAGAAGGCTTCATCTCTTTCCCGATCCTTACCCCAGAAGGAATTGAAATAATCGAGATCCCATCAAATGACCCTGATCTGAATAAAGAAGATCCAAGGATCATAAAATATAAAGGAGCCGACTATCTTACCACACTCTCACATCTGCGATTATTATGCAGTGAGGACGGCATCCGTTTTTACGAGCCCGAAGGATATGATATTCTCAGCGGTTCGGGCGACCACCAGGCTTTTGGAATAGAAGACTGCCGCGTTACATTCCTCGAAGGAACTTATTATCTCTCCTTCACCGCCGTATCTTCAAACGGAGTGGCGGTAGGAATGAAAACCACACATGACTGGAAAACTTTTACCGACGAAGGCATCATTATACCTCCTCATAATAAGGACTGCGCCATCTTTGAAGAAAAGATCGGCGGCAAGTTTTATGCACTGCACCGTCCGAGCAGTGTTGATCTGGGAGGTAATTACATCTGGATTGCCGAATCGCCTGATGGTATACACTGGGGAAAGCACAAGTGTCTGGTAAAAACCCGTGCAGATAAATGGGACAGCAAAAGAGTAGGTGCGGGTGCCGCTCCTGTTAAAACAGACAAAGGCTGGCTTGAGATATACCATGGCGCAAATGCACAACACCGGTATTGCCTCGGCGCGGTATTGCTCGATCTGGACAACCCTTCGGTTGTTCTGGCCCGGACAGACGAGCCGATAATGGTGCCTTCCGAAAATTATGAGCTAAGCGGGTTCTTCGGGCATGTGGTATTCACAAATGGCCATATAGTAAATGGCGACGAAATAACTATTTACTACGGCGCGGCAGACGAGTTTGTTTGTGGTGCCAGGTTTTCAATTGCTGAAATACTGGCTTCTTTAACCTATGATCATGTTAAATAA
- a CDS encoding two-component regulator propeller domain-containing protein — MVQKITYFCLLFLLCSFKSQGARGNSSFYFQQLDNSNGLSNSAVNVVYEDKDLLLWAGTWDGLNMFDGTDFKVYNYTNNRSGSNGIGSNVIQDITEGQDGNIWVNTIGGITRIDKRGGELHQYFYNNSSRRKITEKEFELVADSLGQVFCYSKTEGLLRFDPIKDTFVKINIPSQNRKVIKMALDKRGLLWLLQDNGELAVCKYYGNRLRALRVIKHPSGIDNFFYVGDMLYLYCNGYLYSETKDTFVRTNRKLTGIKSICSYNSYYLVLFENQELRVYDKYFRSSSFMAGELKKLAGIKVLHVLSSKEGTLWMGTDGNGLIRIYPKKNLFGLISKAEEAAFNKPARAFCEAEGDLWIGTKGKGIIRLKDFWTTDKNKLQSSILNTAGGLNNNSVYALKKSYPYVYIGTDGAGINIYDLNSKRLIQWSDIDGSAKLPPFSSVYAIQKDSDGSLWLGTSGSGLIHLQLGTTTTGTLFIKSFGQYLSEKTEGLANDIIYAISNTDERHLWIACRYGGLSVLDKENGRFKTFKAFGGQNSLSNNDVLSLYCDKQKGLWIGTSFGLNYLSYRESLKEKPQFVGFTMDDGLPNNTIHAIEEGGNGDIWLSTNKGLARLRAGTNIITTYNENDGLQSNEFSDGAVWKSNTGYLFFGGIYGFNFFLPQNIRGDSRQPNLLVSQLQVGGKSTNENRIQVLRSAKDEVPEYVAEREMNFFRLNLKSISFINPVKNEFSYKLEGIDKNWNYSATNGSIVYNSIPPGHYTLFVRWSNAEGNWTIPTPVFKLRIKQYIWLSYPALGLYLTVLIISGYLFHLYRKNKLEMKYKLEMEYHLRQKDESIHQQRLNFFTNIAHEIQTPLTLITGSVEHFLVSRKNELLKNKENNYFLSLVYQHSVRLTYLVQQLLEFRKAEAGFLKRTDHYIDISKMLNSLTSLFITESRKLGKPYNREIQDGIAGFVDKDKLEKILFNLLSNAFKHSGPQDAVTFKASYSKKRNELCIRVVNAGCKLTDEDVKLLFNKFYTKDGSSYEKPSTGIGLSFAKELATLLKASISVELHAGTIEFILCLPVKTSSGEVDENEVATSAPSYLYESLLQHYEQPVLLNSDEGNKISLIDELHQKTKHSILIVEDNLELRYLIHQVLKDQYIVYEAGNGEEALALLKKNMPDLIISDVMMPGMDGLELCREVKNTPATAQIPFIILSAKGTEENKEEGYEVGADAYIPKPFNINYLQVRVRKLIDYRSRMKELVKDQNISSQFMNTDIAEADKAFLESILKVIENNLDEPGLNANTIESALSISKMQLYRKLKSLAGMTPAEFIKRIRLKHAADMLRNSQYTVSEIIYRTGFNSKSYFFREFKKIYQCAPNDYRAKQFEANIQDS, encoded by the coding sequence ATGGTCCAAAAAATCACATATTTCTGCCTGCTTTTTCTTCTGTGTTCATTTAAAAGCCAGGGGGCCAGGGGTAACAGCAGCTTCTACTTCCAACAACTCGACAATAGCAACGGGTTGTCCAACAGTGCCGTAAATGTAGTATACGAAGACAAAGACCTCCTTCTCTGGGCCGGCACCTGGGACGGTTTAAACATGTTCGATGGAACTGATTTTAAAGTCTATAACTACACAAACAACAGATCGGGCAGCAACGGTATAGGAAGTAATGTAATACAGGACATTACCGAAGGACAGGATGGGAATATCTGGGTAAATACCATAGGGGGAATTACCCGTATCGACAAAAGGGGAGGAGAGTTACATCAATATTTTTACAATAACAGCTCCCGGCGCAAGATAACCGAGAAGGAGTTCGAGCTTGTTGCTGACAGCCTCGGACAAGTATTTTGTTATAGTAAAACCGAAGGATTACTTCGGTTTGATCCCATAAAAGACACCTTTGTTAAAATCAATATACCATCACAGAACAGGAAGGTGATCAAAATGGCCCTTGACAAAAGAGGCCTGCTCTGGCTTCTTCAGGACAATGGCGAGCTAGCCGTTTGCAAGTACTACGGCAACAGGCTAAGGGCTCTGCGCGTAATTAAACACCCCTCCGGAATCGACAATTTCTTTTACGTCGGCGACATGTTATACCTCTATTGCAATGGCTATTTATATTCAGAAACCAAAGATACCTTTGTAAGAACCAATAGAAAGCTGACAGGCATTAAATCTATTTGCAGTTACAATTCTTATTATCTGGTGCTGTTCGAGAATCAGGAACTCAGAGTTTACGATAAGTACTTTCGGAGTTCCTCATTTATGGCCGGAGAGCTAAAAAAGCTGGCAGGTATCAAAGTGCTTCATGTACTTTCATCAAAGGAAGGCACATTATGGATGGGCACTGATGGCAATGGGCTGATCAGGATCTATCCTAAAAAAAACCTTTTCGGTCTGATATCAAAAGCAGAAGAGGCTGCATTTAATAAGCCGGCAAGAGCATTTTGCGAAGCTGAAGGTGATCTATGGATTGGCACTAAAGGCAAAGGGATTATCAGGTTGAAAGACTTTTGGACAACAGATAAAAACAAACTTCAAAGCAGTATCTTAAATACCGCCGGAGGACTCAATAATAATTCGGTATACGCACTGAAAAAGTCCTATCCATATGTGTATATCGGCACGGATGGCGCAGGCATAAACATCTACGATTTAAATTCAAAACGACTGATCCAATGGTCCGATATTGACGGGTCTGCGAAACTTCCGCCATTCAGTTCTGTATATGCTATTCAAAAAGACAGCGACGGCTCTCTATGGTTGGGAACCAGCGGCAGCGGCCTGATACACCTTCAATTGGGTACTACTACTACAGGCACCTTGTTTATTAAAAGCTTCGGACAGTACCTTTCGGAAAAAACAGAAGGACTGGCGAATGATATTATCTATGCGATCTCCAATACAGATGAAAGACATCTGTGGATAGCCTGCCGCTATGGAGGATTAAGCGTTCTTGACAAGGAGAATGGCCGCTTTAAGACATTCAAGGCATTCGGCGGACAAAACAGCCTCTCTAACAATGATGTTCTTTCCCTGTATTGCGACAAGCAAAAGGGTTTATGGATCGGGACTAGTTTTGGCCTTAATTACCTCAGTTATAGGGAATCATTGAAAGAGAAACCTCAGTTTGTCGGATTTACCATGGACGATGGGCTACCTAATAATACGATTCATGCAATAGAAGAAGGCGGCAATGGCGACATCTGGTTAAGTACCAACAAAGGGCTCGCCCGGCTTAGGGCCGGCACCAACATCATTACCACCTATAATGAAAACGACGGATTACAAAGCAACGAATTCAGCGACGGTGCAGTCTGGAAGTCCAACACCGGCTATTTGTTCTTTGGCGGTATTTACGGCTTCAATTTTTTCCTTCCGCAAAATATAAGAGGAGACAGCAGGCAACCGAACCTCCTGGTATCGCAACTGCAGGTTGGAGGAAAAAGTACAAATGAAAACCGCATTCAGGTTTTGCGATCTGCAAAAGACGAAGTTCCGGAATATGTAGCTGAGCGGGAAATGAATTTCTTCAGGCTTAACCTTAAATCAATCAGCTTTATCAATCCTGTAAAAAACGAATTCAGTTACAAGCTGGAGGGGATTGATAAAAACTGGAACTATTCAGCTACTAACGGGAGTATTGTTTATAATAGTATTCCGCCCGGGCATTATACGCTCTTTGTCAGATGGTCAAATGCAGAGGGCAACTGGACCATACCAACTCCCGTTTTCAAATTAAGAATCAAACAATATATCTGGCTCTCATATCCCGCGCTTGGCCTTTACCTCACTGTCCTTATCATTTCAGGTTACCTGTTTCATTTGTACCGGAAAAACAAGCTGGAGATGAAATATAAACTCGAAATGGAGTATCATCTGCGCCAGAAAGATGAGAGCATCCATCAGCAGCGACTAAATTTCTTTACAAACATAGCACACGAAATTCAAACTCCTCTGACGCTGATCACGGGCTCAGTAGAACATTTTTTGGTATCGAGAAAGAATGAGCTATTGAAGAATAAAGAAAACAACTACTTCCTGTCGCTTGTCTATCAGCATTCAGTGAGGCTTACCTACCTCGTACAGCAGTTACTTGAATTCAGAAAAGCGGAGGCCGGCTTTTTAAAGAGGACGGATCATTACATTGACATCAGCAAGATGCTCAACAGCCTTACATCCCTTTTTATCACCGAAAGCAGAAAGCTTGGAAAACCTTATAACAGGGAAATACAGGATGGCATCGCCGGTTTTGTTGATAAAGATAAATTGGAGAAAATTTTGTTTAATCTGCTGTCAAACGCTTTTAAACATTCCGGCCCGCAGGATGCAGTTACGTTTAAGGCAAGTTATAGCAAAAAACGAAACGAACTCTGCATTCGCGTAGTAAACGCTGGATGCAAACTAACGGATGAAGATGTAAAACTGCTTTTTAATAAGTTTTACACCAAAGATGGATCAAGCTATGAGAAACCCAGCACAGGCATCGGGCTGTCTTTTGCAAAAGAACTGGCAACGTTACTGAAAGCAAGCATTAGCGTTGAACTTCATGCAGGAACTATCGAATTTATCCTTTGCCTGCCCGTTAAAACGAGCTCAGGCGAGGTCGACGAAAATGAAGTTGCTACATCGGCTCCCTCATATCTCTATGAATCACTACTGCAGCACTATGAACAACCCGTACTTTTAAACAGTGATGAAGGCAACAAGATTAGTCTGATCGACGAACTGCATCAGAAAACAAAACATAGTATCCTGATAGTTGAAGATAACCTCGAATTACGCTACCTGATTCACCAGGTTTTAAAAGACCAGTATATCGTTTATGAAGCCGGCAACGGCGAAGAAGCATTGGCTCTATTAAAGAAAAACATGCCCGATCTGATTATCAGTGATGTAATGATGCCTGGCATGGACGGACTGGAGCTTTGCCGTGAAGTAAAGAATACACCAGCCACTGCCCAGATCCCTTTCATCATTCTTTCTGCGAAGGGAACTGAAGAGAATAAAGAGGAAGGCTATGAAGTAGGCGCCGATGCCTACATTCCCAAACCATTCAATATAAACTACCTTCAGGTAAGAGTGCGTAAGCTGATCGACTACCGGAGCCGCATGAAGGAATTGGTGAAAGACCAGAATATCAGCAGTCAGTTTATGAACACCGATATTGCCGAGGCCGATAAGGCGTTTCTGGAATCTATTTTAAAAGTAATAGAGAATAACCTCGACGAGCCGGGGCTTAACGCGAATACGATAGAGTCTGCGCTTTCTATCAGCAAAATGCAGCTTTACCGAAAGCTCAAGTCGCTCGCGGGGATGACACCCGCTGAATTTATTAAGAGGATCCGTCTTAAGCATGCCGCTGATATGCTCCGCAACTCGCAGTACACGGTCTCTGAAATTATTTACCGTACAGGATTTAACAGTAAATCGTATTTCTTCCGGGAATTTAAAAAGATCTATCAATGTGCCCCCAACGACTACCGCGCCAAACAATTTGAAGCAAACATACAAGACTCCTGA